One Myxococcota bacterium DNA segment encodes these proteins:
- the ccsA gene encoding cytochrome c biogenesis protein CcsA: MLLIHLFSAIASDILLMLTAVTSLLYLYQDHTLKYRKQVVALPSIQAMDLWSLRLLIAAFVLMTFGILAGSRLAFEQWGDGWYLDLRQLWSIANWALFAFVLLARFLVGWRGRLAVLTTLGGVTLVLLGFFVLHYFSWSRHAEL, translated from the coding sequence GTGTTACTGATACATCTATTTTCAGCGATTGCTTCCGATATTCTGTTGATGCTCACGGCAGTGACGTCACTTTTGTATTTGTATCAGGATCATACATTGAAATATCGTAAGCAAGTCGTGGCGCTGCCTTCGATACAAGCCATGGATTTATGGAGCTTGCGTCTGCTCATTGCGGCTTTTGTTTTGATGACATTTGGCATTCTTGCGGGATCTCGGTTAGCCTTTGAGCAGTGGGGCGATGGATGGTATCTAGATCTCAGACAACTTTGGTCGATCGCGAACTGGGCGCTATTTGCTTTTGTGTTGCTTGCTCGATTTCTGGTGGGCTGGCGGGGACGTCTGGCGGTTTTGACCACGCTGGGGGGCGTGACGCTCGTGCTTTTAGGTTTTTTTGTTCTTCATTATTTTAGTTGGAGCAGGCATGCCGAGCTCTGA